In Aegilops tauschii subsp. strangulata cultivar AL8/78 chromosome 3, Aet v6.0, whole genome shotgun sequence, one genomic interval encodes:
- the LOC109786830 gene encoding patatin-like protein 2, with protein sequence MPPAMQVAEGAGLRSNGPRILMNAAQRALSRGASSSLGSPRSPPPSYGNIVTVLSIDGGGVRGIIPGTILAFLEEKLQELDGPEARISDYFDVIAGTSTGGLVTAMLSTPDDAGRPLFAAKDINKFYLDHCPSIFPQASKGPFSLMRSMMGPKYNGEYLHSVVKELLGDTRVGDTLNNVVIPTFDIKLLQPTIFSTYNAMKDKSKNALLSDVCISTSAAPTYLPGHHFLTEGEDGTPRQFNLIDGGVAANNPTLLAMTDVSKQILMGNPDFFPIKPADYGKFMILSLGTGTAKIEEKFDAAECSKWGLLGWLYNRGATPIIDSFSQASADLVDIHASVLFQALHCEKRYLRIQDDELKGETASVDVSTPENLNRLVDIGKALLKRQVCKVNAETGKNEPDQNRGTNEEELVNFARMLSEERKARLGKEGDVEL encoded by the exons ATGCCGCCGGCCATGCAAGTAGCGGAAGGGGCCGGGCTGAGAAGCAACGGGCCCCGGATCCTGATGAACGCGGCGCAGCGTGCCCTCAGCCGTGGCGCGTCGTCGTCGTTGGGGAGCCCCAGGTCGCCTCCGCCCTCCTACGGGAACATCGTTACAGTGCTCAGCATCGACGGCGGTGGCGTGCGCGGGATCATCCCCGGCACCATCCTTGCCTTCCTCGAGGAGAAGCTCCAGGAGCTCGACGGGCCCGAGGCGAGGATCTCGGACTACTTCGACGTGATCGCCGGGACGAGCACCGGCGGGCTGGTGACGGCCATGCTCAGCACGCCAGACGACGCGGGCCGTCCGCTCTTCGCCGCCAAGGACATCAACAAGTTCTACCTCGACCACTGCCCGAGTATCTTCCCTCAAGCCAG CAAAGGGCCCTTCAGCTTGATGAGGAGCATGATGGGACCCAAGTACAACGGCGAGTACCTCCACTCCGTCGTCAAGGAGCTGCTCGGCGACACGCGGGTCGGCGACACGCTCAACAACGTCGTCATCCCAACCTTCGACATCAAACTCCTGCAGCCCACAATCTTCTCCACTTACAAC GCCATGAAGGATAAATCGAAGAACGCTCTTCTATCGGACGTCTGCATCAGCACGTCCGCTGCGCCGACCTACCTCCCCGGCCACCATTTTCTGACAGAGGGCGAGGACGGCACGCCCCGGCAGTTCaacctcatcgacggtggcgttgCTGCAAACAATCCG ACCCTGCTGGCAATGACGGACGTCAGCAAGCAGATCCTGATGGGAAACCCGGACTTCTTCCCCATCAAGCCCGCGGACTATGGCAAGTTCATGATCCTTTCGCTTGGCACCGGTACTGCCAAGATTGAAGAGAAGTTCGACGCTGCCGAATGCAGCAAGTGGGGCCTTCTTGGGTGGCTCTACAACAGGGGCGCCACGCCCATCATCGATAGCTTCAGCCAGGCCAGTGCTGACCTTGTGGACATCCACGCCTCTGTGCTCTTTCAGGCGCTTCACTGCGAGAAGCGCTACCTCCGGATCCAAGACGACGAGCTCAAGGGTGAGACGGCCTCCGTCGACGTGTCAACGCCGGAGAACCTCAACCGGCTCGTCGACATTGGCAAGGCACTGCTCAAGAGGCAGGTGTGCAAGGTGAATGCTGAGACGGGCAAGAATGAGCCCGACCAAAACAGGGGCACGAACGAGGAGGAGTTGGTCAATTTCGCACGCATGTTGTCTGAGGAGCGCAAAGCCAGGCTTGGGAAGGAGGGCGATGTTGAATTATAG